CAAGCCTTCGCCAAAATTTGAGATGCAAGCGAAGGTGTGAAGTTGATAAAGAGCACCCGGAGCTCAGTGTTCGCCGACAGTGCAGAATCCTCAAGCTGCAACGCTCAACCAATTGTTATCAGACAATCGGTGAATCTCCGTAAAACCTGGAGTTGATGAAACGTATCGACAAGTTATTCATGGAGTTGCCGTTCTTCGGCTCACGTCAGATGCGCAACATCCTGCGAGATGAAGGACCTTTTGTTGGTTGTGGCCATGTGAGACGACTGATGCGCAAGAAACGTTTGATGGCAATCTACCAATGGCTGAGGACGAGTCAGCCGCATCAACAACACTAGACGGCGCAATATCTGATATTGTCCGGCTCAAAGTCGTCGCTCAATGGGCCAAAAAAGTGAACCCGCTTCTGGTGTTAAAAAACGAGGGCAGTGTGATATTTGTGTCTATATAAAATGTAACAATTTTATATCGTTTCAATTCACGGCTGTTTACGGGCAACCACAGCTAAGGACCCCCCCAGAGGGGGTCTGAGGCCCATTTTCATAATGCCACGCTCTAACCAGCATACAGATTTTAAGGTTAGGTTCACCATTCGTGGGATCATCATTTCACGTAAAGGGTCATAATCTTCAATAGCCTTTGGTGTTGTAAGCCGAGACGCATACATGAGTGGCAAAAGAAGAGAAAAGAAAGAACGGACCTCCAACACCTCTAACTGAGCTTGCCCCATTAACTGAATTAACCGTTTACTGTTGTAGCGTCTACGATGACAAGCATACTCATCCATACTACTCCACAGCCATTCATGCTGTGGGACAGTAAGAATAACGCATCCCCCTAGTTTAACGGACTTCGCCAGCATCCTCACGGCCTCAGCATCGTTGTCTAAGTGTTCGATTACATCGAAAGCGGCAACAATGTTAAACTCATTTTCATACGGCAAATCATGTATGTCAGCCTGTACCACTTCTGCCTGCGGCACTTTAATTTTCACAAGCTCAAGGGCATTTGTGTATAGTTCGACAGCAGTTAGTTTCATCCGAGGGAACTTGGCTCCTAAAGCCCACAGTACCCCACCGGTTCCACATCCAACCTCACAAAACGTGTGTGGATCAGGGGAAAATTTCTGTATCATTTCGGCAATAATACTATTTCGATGTTGAAACCAAAAATGGTCTTTTTCAATCTCAAAAAGAGTATTATGGCTATCAATAGGGAAGTGGCTGCTTTCTGTCGCCAAGTCAGGAGCGAAGTGTGGGGTTCCATTCTGAAAATCTGGCGAAAACGTGCATTCTAAACATCTGTACTTGTCAGTAAGTACGCCCGAGCAGGAAGGACAGCGGAGCATGTCTTTACCGTCCCAATGTGCTGACAATAAGTCCAATAACGATGAGACATAAGCCAATCATATTAAAAAACGATAAGCTCTCATTGAATAAAAATGTACTCAAGACGACTACTGCAACGATGGTGGAACAGATAAACAAAGGATAAAGATGCGACAGGTCGTGTTTTGAAATAACGGCCATCCAAATCAGACCCGCCATAAAAGCTGCTACGATAGAGGAGAGTGCGAGGGGCTGTATAAGTTGGCTGACTAAAAACAACAACTTGGCTCCCACCTTACTTGGTATCTCAAGGCCCGTCATATGCTTTTTCATCGCCAGTTGAGCATAAACGGTCAGAAGGATAGAGAAGCTGAGCAAACTATAACCTGAACTAAGAAATTTCATTTAATAAAACCTTCACCTTGGAAAATGTCCTGAAAAACATTTCTATAACGAGTACAAGGAGTGATCCTTTCCTCTATACTCAAAAAAATAGATGGCAATCCACCATGGAATTCCACTAATTTTTTGACAAAAACTACACACGGAATTCACTTTTGGACCTGCCAACCTGTTACACACTGTCCTACACGATATGACTTTTTACATTTTCAAGAACAAATCGACATTACCTACGTTCCATGAATTATTATGGTAGTGGATGTAGCCAGTTCAGAATTGATTACTTTGTAATCTAAAGTTATCGATAGCGTCGTGTCCACTTCGGAAATCGCTTTTATGCTTAAATCCGTTAAACTGAAATGTCTTTTGACGATTTAACAGATAGGAATATTCTTGCTCCTCCAGATGTGGGGCAACGGGAATAGAAAGTGGAGGATCTGCGGAAAGTTATTGCCGTACATCAAATTAAATATCTCAAGAGCTTTGTGCTGGAGATCTAGTTTCAGCTCGTTGTTCATGTAAAAAGTTATTTACGAGAGGTAGAATGGATCAAGTTTTTCTACGGGATATTGTTAGGCTGCAAAAAACAGTTGTTTTCTTCAAGTAAACCCTCATGTAATTGATGGGTGCTCTTGAGTGTTATTCTGTAAAATTTTATATAACTTAAACAAATAAACATTAATGAATTACGATCGATTTTTATGTCATAATTAAAGACCTGTCAATTGACGGTGCTGAGCCTGTCAGTGTGGCCTTTGGAATAGGTTGTTATGGTGGAGCCTTCCGACGAAAAGGGCTTCAGATGATGTCCACGAGAAGACTTTTTGCAAAGTTCAAGGCCCAAGCTGCACTTGGTACTTAGTTCAGCGAGTTGTCCTGCAAGTAAACCTCCTCAAACAAGTTTCGGCTTGGAAGCGACAAGCTGAAGATTTTATTCTTGGAGAGGTTTCCGGCAAGGCAAAGTCTTGGCAATTAAATAGTAAAGCTGAACACAGGGAACTACACACTAAGGCCGGCTAGTTGGTATTGAGGGTGCTATCTTTAAAAGCCCTTCTCATGGAGGTAAACTGTGAACTGAGGCGAAGGAGGGCGATTAATTCCATTAATCGCATAGGATATCGTCTCAATGTGTTGTGTTAAGAATATTAAGTCTGAGGTTTTACCATTCGCCCAAGGGCGAAAGTCGAATCAATTTGGGGCTCATGCGGTTGGTTGGCGAGCAATTTATAAGAGCTCTTCAACTCATAATTTAGTCCTTTTCTTTACTCTCAATATCCGCTAGTTACAAAGTGTTTTAAGCCAAAGTGAATAGAAAACGTATATATATAAACATGTTGAAAGCTCACGAAGTTCTCTCAAAAAGTCCTTCTGCATCAGTAAATATAAATGCTTTGAACTGGTAAAATGTCAAAAAAAATAGCCATATTACAATCAAACTACATACCCTGGAAAGGGTATTTTGATATGATAAACTCAGCTGACGAATTTATCATTTTTGATGAAGCCCAATATACTAAAAACGATTGGCGCAACCGAAATCAAATTAAAACAGTAAATGGCCTTCTCTGGTTAACAATTCCAGTCCGCCGCCATAACCTGCAGCAGAAGGTTTGTGAGACAAGAATATCCGATAAGTGCTGGCGTAAAAAACATTGGAAAACACTTCAAGGGTGCTATGCTAGGACTCCTGGATTTAAGCTCTACAAAACAATTTTCGAAGAGCTCTATATGGGGTCAGATGAAGTCCTTTTGAGTAATATCAACGTTGCTTTTATTTGTGCAATCTGTGCACTATTGGATATTAAGACAACGATTGTTCCACAATCTGGAGTAGACTTTGGATCAGGCAAGACAGAGCGCTTGATCGAGGTTTGTAAAACAACAAATGCAGACACCTACCTCTCTGGGCCTGCCGCTAAAAACTACTTAGACGAGGACCTTTTTGAGAAGTCTGGCATATCGCTAGAATATATGGACTATTCAGGATATGAAGAATACTCGCAACCCTATCCTCCTTTTGCGCATAATGTAAGCATTCTGGATGTGCTGTTTAACTGCGGAAAAGATTCACC
The genomic region above belongs to uncultured Pseudodesulfovibrio sp. and contains:
- a CDS encoding IS3 family transposase; protein product: MKRIDKLFMELPFFGSRQMRNILRDEGPFVGCGHVRRLMRKKRLMAIYQWLRTSQPHQQH
- a CDS encoding WbqC family protein, with amino-acid sequence MSKKIAILQSNYIPWKGYFDMINSADEFIIFDEAQYTKNDWRNRNQIKTVNGLLWLTIPVRRHNLQQKVCETRISDKCWRKKHWKTLQGCYARTPGFKLYKTIFEELYMGSDEVLLSNINVAFICAICALLDIKTTIVPQSGVDFGSGKTERLIEVCKTTNADTYLSGPAAKNYLDEDLFEKSGISLEYMDYSGYEEYSQPYPPFAHNVSILDVLFNCGKDSPRYYKKKVD
- a CDS encoding class I SAM-dependent methyltransferase translates to MATESSHFPIDSHNTLFEIEKDHFWFQHRNSIIAEMIQKFSPDPHTFCEVGCGTGGVLWALGAKFPRMKLTAVELYTNALELVKIKVPQAEVVQADIHDLPYENEFNIVAAFDVIEHLDNDAEAVRMLAKSVKLGGCVILTVPQHEWLWSSMDEYACHRRRYNSKRLIQLMGQAQLEVLEVRSFFSLLLPLMYASRLTTPKAIEDYDPLREMMIPRMVNLTLKSVCWLERGIMKMGLRPPLGGSLAVVARKQP